In Polynucleobacter arcticus, the following proteins share a genomic window:
- a CDS encoding SDR family oxidoreductase: MSTTLNKVALVTGAGTGIGKAAAKALLNGGFRVVLTGRNLEKLTLAIQAIGGNNQNCLAFACDVGKPEEVQRLFTEIQKQFGRIDVLFNNAGMGAPAIPMEELTYEQWMNVVNANLCGAFLCSQAAIRMMKAQSPQGGRIINNGSISAHAPRPMSAPYTATKHAITGLTKSIALDGRAFHITCGQIDIGNAGTEMTVPMAAGIMQADGSKKVEPLMDVDHVGQAVLNMAQLPPESNILSMTIMASNMPFVGRG; encoded by the coding sequence ATGAGTACAACTCTCAATAAAGTAGCTCTAGTCACTGGGGCAGGAACCGGCATTGGTAAGGCTGCAGCTAAAGCCCTGCTGAATGGTGGCTTTCGAGTTGTCCTTACCGGTAGAAATTTAGAGAAACTAACTCTCGCTATCCAGGCTATTGGTGGAAACAATCAAAACTGTCTAGCTTTCGCTTGTGATGTGGGTAAGCCAGAAGAAGTACAACGCTTGTTTACAGAAATACAAAAACAGTTTGGCCGCATTGATGTGCTCTTTAATAATGCCGGCATGGGGGCTCCAGCAATCCCTATGGAGGAGCTCACTTACGAGCAATGGATGAATGTCGTTAATGCCAATCTCTGCGGTGCTTTTTTATGTTCACAGGCGGCTATTCGCATGATGAAAGCGCAATCGCCTCAAGGTGGCAGAATCATCAACAATGGCTCGATCTCTGCGCATGCCCCTCGCCCGATGTCTGCGCCTTATACGGCCACTAAACATGCCATTACGGGCCTCACTAAATCCATTGCTTTAGATGGGCGTGCTTTTCATATTACTTGCGGTCAAATCGATATTGGCAATGCAGGAACTGAAATGACCGTCCCTATGGCCGCCGGAATTATGCAGGCAGACGGCTCAAAGAAGGTCGAGCCACTCATGGACGTGGATCATGTTGGACAGGCAGTACTGAACATGGCCCAGCTGCCTCCAGAGAGCAATATCCTCTCCATGACCATCATGGCTAGTAATATGCCGTTTGTTGGACGAGGCTAG
- the ccmI gene encoding c-type cytochrome biogenesis protein CcmI yields MTSFLIPALLLLILVLVLLLRPFLFPAKELATSRRQMNAAIYQEELEKLEADRQSGAVDSANYEQTHAEMRQRLFQDTDEADDLATLGSPKKTIIGICIFVVLLSAGLYFFLGDATRIAENKADKPATQESVEKMVAEFAAKMENEPDNLKGWAMLARSYRILGRNVDAEKAYARAGSFVDSDPQLLADYADVLATNANGSFAGKPLQLINKALALDPNNLLALWLSGTAAFNAQNYKLAVQSWEKLAKQLPPDSDEFREISASIAEARSKGGLSPASPPAVSSPGVSGQINIAPDLKSQIKPGDVLMVIARKPGERMPVAVLKTAVTAFPINFVLNDALAMSPSALISQLTEVSVEVRISKTGMAMPESGDLISTPQTIKVGTTNTRLKIDQVRP; encoded by the coding sequence ATGACTAGCTTTTTAATACCGGCGCTTCTCTTGTTAATTTTGGTCTTGGTCCTGCTACTACGTCCATTCTTATTTCCCGCTAAAGAGTTAGCGACCTCGCGTCGTCAGATGAATGCGGCTATTTATCAAGAAGAGCTAGAGAAGCTTGAGGCAGATCGCCAATCAGGTGCAGTTGATAGTGCAAACTATGAACAGACTCACGCAGAAATGCGTCAGCGTCTGTTTCAGGATACGGATGAGGCAGATGATCTTGCGACCTTAGGTTCTCCCAAGAAAACCATCATTGGAATTTGTATCTTCGTAGTACTGCTTTCAGCAGGACTGTACTTTTTCTTGGGTGATGCTACTCGGATTGCGGAGAACAAGGCCGATAAGCCAGCAACTCAGGAATCCGTAGAGAAGATGGTTGCGGAGTTTGCTGCCAAGATGGAAAACGAGCCCGATAACCTGAAGGGTTGGGCAATGTTGGCACGATCCTATCGGATCTTAGGACGTAATGTGGATGCTGAGAAAGCGTATGCCCGTGCAGGATCTTTTGTAGACTCTGATCCACAATTATTAGCAGACTACGCTGATGTATTGGCAACAAATGCAAATGGTAGCTTTGCTGGTAAACCGCTACAACTGATTAATAAAGCATTAGCACTTGATCCCAATAATCTGCTGGCCTTATGGCTTTCTGGAACGGCAGCTTTTAATGCCCAGAACTATAAGTTAGCCGTCCAGTCTTGGGAAAAGTTAGCTAAACAATTACCCCCCGATTCAGATGAGTTCCGTGAGATTTCTGCTTCTATTGCAGAGGCACGCAGCAAGGGTGGACTTTCTCCAGCGAGCCCACCAGCAGTGAGTAGTCCTGGTGTCAGTGGTCAAATCAATATTGCCCCTGATCTGAAATCTCAAATCAAGCCGGGTGATGTGTTGATGGTAATTGCTCGCAAACCAGGTGAGCGCATGCCAGTAGCCGTTCTTAAAACTGCAGTGACTGCATTCCCAATCAATTTTGTCTTGAATGATGCTTTGGCAATGAGCCCCAGTGCATTGATTTCTCAGTTAACTGAAGTGTCAGTTGAGGTGCGTATCTCCAAAACAGGAATGGCTATGCCAGAATCTGGTGACTTGATATCGACACCCCAAACAATCAAAGTCGGTACAACGAATACTCGCCTCAAGATTGATCAAGTCAGGCCTTAA
- a CDS encoding cytochrome c-type biogenesis protein, producing the protein MLRKVLLSTSLIFALVGSINLSAAKDAVPLADDPVTEQRLIVISEEMRCLVCQNESLAGSRSDLANDLRQEIRILIKAGKTDEQIRSFMVERYGDFVLYRPPVKPITWLLWIGPFVILLAGIIGLLVYLRRRNLSAPSTVLSKEDNARIDALLKDAKANSTENIS; encoded by the coding sequence ATGTTGCGAAAAGTGCTCTTATCGACATCGCTTATTTTTGCGCTAGTAGGCTCGATCAATCTATCCGCAGCTAAAGATGCAGTGCCCTTGGCTGATGATCCCGTTACTGAGCAACGTCTCATTGTGATATCAGAAGAAATGCGTTGCCTCGTTTGTCAGAATGAATCCCTTGCAGGCTCCCGCTCCGATTTAGCGAATGACTTACGTCAGGAAATTCGTATTCTGATTAAAGCAGGTAAGACTGACGAGCAAATTCGGAGTTTTATGGTTGAGCGTTACGGAGATTTTGTTTTATATCGCCCACCAGTCAAGCCGATTACATGGCTCCTTTGGATTGGGCCCTTTGTGATTTTGCTCGCCGGAATTATTGGTTTATTGGTTTACTTGCGCCGCAGAAATCTGAGCGCGCCTAGTACGGTGTTATCTAAAGAGGATAATGCGCGTATTGATGCGCTACTCAAGGATGCAAAAGCCAATTCAACAGAAAATATCTCATGA
- a CDS encoding DsbE family thiol:disulfide interchange protein has translation MKAKFLIPLVLFVILVGFLAVGLSRDPQELPSPLIGKQAPAFKLPQLNDPTKTFSPESMKGKPWILNVWASWCVACREEHPVLVELGKLQVAPIIGLDYKDKREDALAMLERQGNPYLLSAVDANGRVGIDYGVYGVPETYVIDKAGVIRLKHIGPITMELLNKKIIPLLGQLQ, from the coding sequence ATGAAGGCCAAGTTTTTAATTCCACTAGTGTTGTTTGTGATTTTGGTTGGATTTTTGGCAGTAGGTCTCAGTCGTGATCCACAAGAGTTGCCATCCCCTTTAATCGGCAAACAGGCTCCGGCTTTTAAATTACCTCAATTAAACGACCCCACAAAAACTTTTTCTCCTGAGAGTATGAAAGGCAAGCCCTGGATTTTGAATGTATGGGCCTCTTGGTGTGTTGCTTGCCGCGAAGAGCATCCTGTTCTGGTTGAGCTTGGTAAGTTACAGGTAGCACCTATTATTGGGTTAGATTACAAAGACAAGCGCGAGGATGCGCTAGCAATGCTTGAGCGCCAGGGCAATCCATATCTTTTATCAGCTGTTGATGCCAATGGTCGAGTAGGTATTGATTATGGCGTGTATGGCGTTCCAGAAACCTACGTGATTGATAAGGCTGGTGTGATTCGCCTCAAGCACATTGGTCCGATTACCATGGAATTGCTAAATAAGAAGATTATTCCTTTGCTGGGTCAGCTCCAATAA